One Fusarium falciforme chromosome 1, complete sequence genomic window carries:
- a CDS encoding Lgl-C domain-containing protein encodes MAAFLRGKQTGMQNDLSASIRPELFLPDDQARYGINSQISCYAYEPVQSLLAIGTSETKFGPGKIYVFGQRRVQKILQPPRNTSFRILQFCANRLVSVDAKNELGVWDLDTGDRVAAMVVAGQVACLLTDPMLDWAFIGLQNGDVMAFDLDRGSLARSFRLPNFWKEKDPSAKISNLVSMSLHPRDVGKLLLAYTNGAVSYSFKQNRAVQFYEYVLPAGAPGGNGVAADTVRKPRVTHALWHPSGTFILTAHEDGSLVFWDPKEEKVIMARTLTEFNVNQPSPDVSPSLNEPIIKIAWCCKENCDDSGLLIAGGQKPDASPKGLTFIDLGQTPVYATSTWQVLANYTRGKRQTPLPLPAGAQAVDFLLIPRFSPHFAGAQDPIAVITLLSSGELITMSFPSGYPISPTNQLHPSVSFVHPFVTKVNVSCLERPRWLSMFEKRNQGELLVKGGAEAQRPRKRYEERTIIQAAHADSTIRIWDSGHADDIENGTQLQVDVARALDRFDDIDITCMSMAPSTGEFVVGTRTGEAIIFRWGGNRFFGQDKPPQLDPNPKGLTDISLRAEPGLKEGLQPAILYEMVSGPITAVQVSNVGFVAVGSELGFLTIIDLRGPAIIFQAPMTDFAKQDKRSTFLKGHHHSASEPQKEWPVVIEFGVMTLDEDKYSSICCFVGTNLGKVVTFKLLPGQDGTYTAQPAGVVSFDGKIISLSPIEADTGKPAFATGPIVAGLREGRQVNGVVVAVTQTEIRIFRPANSKGASKEFDNILCDAACVAELELQGFAVVGVFGDRTARAFSIPGLKEIGKADLPMMDVSRSTASIVTQTGDIFAWSGPSELAVIHVWGTGKGPQQSPDTMINPKLECPPRPTISNLQWISGTQYISPTDLDLLVGGPDRPPSQRMLDAAAAEQRAARTGEPLASGSNTQEGWGDYLTRQLNERTEKLNMMGDNMENLQEQSAGWANDVNKFISKQKRNVVLGGLKGKFF; translated from the exons ATGGCGGCTTTCCTGCGAGGCAAGCAGACGGGCATGCAAAATGACTTGTCCGCGAGCATCAGACCCGAGCTATTCCTGCCTGACGACCAAGCCAGATACGGGATAAATTCCCAAATAAG CTGCTACGCATACGAGCCCGTCCAGTCCCTCCTAGCCATCGGAACCAGCGAGACCAAGTTCGGCCCCGGAAAGATATACGTCTTTGGCCAGCGCCGTGTCCAAAAGATCCTCCAGCCTCCCCGAAACACTTCCTTCCGCATCCTACAGTTCTGCGCGAACCGCCTCGTCAGTGTCGATGCCAAAAATGAGCTGGGAGTCTGGGATCTCGATACGGGCGACCGAGTTGCCGCCATGGTTGTCGCTGGTCAGGTCGCCTGTCTCCTGACAGATCCCATGCTGGATTGGGCCTTTATTGGCTTGCAGAATGGCGACGTAATGGCCTTTGACCTTGATCGAGGAAGCTTAGCTCGATCTTTCCGCCTGCCCAATTTCTGGAAGGAGAAGGACCCCAGCGCAAAGATCTCCAACCTTGTGTCCATGTCGCTTCACCCTCGAGACGTCGGGAAGCTGCTGTTGGCCTACACCAACGGAGCCGTCTCCTACTCGTTCAAGCAGAACCGAGCTGTGCAATTCTACGAATACGTCCTCCCAGCGGGTGCTCCGGGAGGCAACGGCGTGGCTGCCGACACAGTCCGAAAGCCAAGAGTCACACACGCCTTGTGGCATCCCTCAGGAACCTTCATTTTGACCGCTCATGAAGATGGAAGTCTGGTTTTCTGGGATCccaaggaggaaaaggtcaTTATGGCCAGGACACTTACTGAGTTCAATGTCAACCAGCCATCACCCGATGTGTCTCCGTCCTTGAACGAGCCCATCATCAAGATTGCCTGGTGCTGCAAGGAGAACTGTGACGACAGTGGTCTGCTGATCGCGGGTGGACAAAAGCCCGACGCATCGCCCAAAGGCCTGACCTTTATTGATCTTGGACAGACGCCGGTTTATGCCACCTCAACATGGCAAGTTCTTGCAAACTACACTCGAGGAAAGCGGCAAACTCCCCTTCCCCTCCCCGCTGGCGCCCAGGCTGTCgatttcctcctcatccctcGCTTCTCGCCCCATTTTGCCGGTGCCCAGGATCCTATCGCCGTCATCACCCTCTTGTCGTCTGGTGAGCTCATCACAATGAGCTTTCCCTCTGGATACCCAATCAGTCCTACCAATCAACTTCACCCCTCTGTCTCTTTTGTTCATCCATTCGTCACAAAGGTCAATGTGTCATGTCTAGAAAGACCTAGATGGTTGTCCATGTTTGAGAAGCGTAACCAAGGAGAGCTGCTGGTGAAGGGAGGCGCTGAAGCCCAAAGACCTCGAAAGAGATACGAAGAGCGCACCATCATCCAAGCTGCTCATGCCGATAGCACCATCAGAATATGGGACTCTGGTCATGCCGACGACATCGAGAACGGGACTCAACTTCAGGTGGATGTGGCTCGAGCACTCGACCGATTTGATGATATCGACATCACATGCATGAGCATGGCACCCAGCACAGGAGAGTTTGTAGTAGGAACACGAACAGGcgaggccatcatcttccgCTGGGGCGGCAACCGCTTCTTCGGCCAAGACAAGCCGCCACAACTTGACCCAAACCCGAAGGGTCTTACTGATATCAGTTTGAGGGCTGAACCGGGTCTCAAGGAAGGTCTTCAGCCAGCCATTCTATACGAAATGGTGTCAGGACCCATCACGGCTGTGCAAGTGTCCAACGTCGGCTTCGTGGCCGTGGGTTCAGAATTGGGATTTCTGACAATCATCGACCTCAGAGGACCTGCCATCATTTTCCAGGCTCCCATGACTGACTTTGCAAAGCAAGACAAGCGCTCTACCTTCTTGAAGGGTCATCACCACTCAGCCTCGGAGCCACAAAAGGAGTGGCCTGTCGTGATCGAGTTTGGCGTCATGACTTTAGATGAGGACAAATATTCAAGTATTTGCTGCTTTGTGGGAACAAATCTGGGCAAGGTCGTCACCTTCAAGCTGCTCCCGGGTCAGGATGGAACGTATACTGCTCAGCCAGCGGGCGTCGTCTCCTTTGACGGCAAGATCATTTCACTCAGTCCCATCGAGGCTGATACTGGAAAGCCAGCCTTTGCTACTGGACCAATAGTCGCAGGCCTCAGAGAAGGACGCCAAGTCAATGGCGTGGTGGTAGCAG TTACACAAACCGAGATTCGCATCTTCAGACCAGCCAACTCCAAGGGCGCATCCAAGGAGTTCGACAACATCCTATGCGACGCGGCCTGCGTAGCGGAGCTTGAGTTGCAAGGTTTTGCCGTTGTAGGCGTGTTCGGAGACAGAACAGCAAGGGCATTCTCTATACCCGGTCTGAAAGAGATAGGTAAAGCAGACCTGCCCATGATGGACGTAAGCCGGAGCACAGCCTCGATCGTGACCCAGACGGGAGACATCTTTGCCTGGTCAGGGCCTAGCGAATTGGCTGTCATTCACGTCTGGGGCACAGGCAAGGGACCCCAACAGTCGCCCGATACCATGATCAACCCAAAGCTGGaatgtcctcctcggccgaccatctccaacctccAGTGGATCTCGGGAACACAATACATTTCTCCGACAGACCTGGATCTACTCGTTGGTGGTCCTGATCGACCACCAAGCCAGCGGATGCTAGATGCAGCTGCCGCTGAGCAACGTGCCGCTAGAACCGGCGAGCCCTTGGCATCAGGCTCAAATACCCAAGAAGGGTGGGGAGACTACCTGACAAGGCAGCTGAATGAGAGGAcggagaagctcaacatgATGGGTGACAATATGGAGAATCTTCAGGAACAGAGCGCGGGATGGGCAAATGACGTGAACAAGTTTATCAGCAAGCAAAAGAGGAACGTGGTACTGGGAGGGCTCAAGGGCAAATTTTTCTAA
- a CDS encoding HET domain-containing protein has product MLQEEHRKHGDVPFEFFNLLRGSKRSKPSATASSTQAASSAPEISPVSTNPSVPTAHSLLAAVGCENQDGPDEFWQSNKKLFAKKIRLGLQNGINMNITWAQSEMDPPLPKMGPPYGCCINIPPLPPGPLWFFRNTPLHQALAHKDFETAELILQAGANPDIYNFHGLTPLHQALLEDRRDEIFFLLSHGADANAPTIHDKLRLSNAIRADGSEGVLPIHRAIWAGNLSMMRLLLENGADCSWLSSDGWNLLDLALLAGNSRVMALLISYGLQLSPSPATTSSFPNERNSSKKLLAVSTSKLLVPPAELYPVYCHIMSQVDYPHNDRSAPSAMILQAAESMIERFLDNIHGMAASKSWEGRGNLCNRCYKFQSLLRHYSIKDNYSPRFDFQVHENWQQLEASASNGCPLCNLMADTLDHARTQMGPGKGEPSSAGTKDVRIETETQETSNAVLLHVSDNIEVQCGQLYERFRVSEQDEDIISNIKVTHDEELLGTGSEQAFFTARAWLGNCRFSPQHSACQQYPKDLQTPEKEYPLRLVRVGDGLDHIVLIEGVTDSMPYTALSYCRESSDIAAQTTQANLETHMKEIPFEKLPTLFQEAILATRGLGIEYIWIEALCIIQDDRRDWGYHVQRIPEIFSHAELTISSLVANSTSDRLFCPRSTRSLSIVPTEVWGCKKDREYFKAGVNRCYTLSRRWLVKRSVVREGPIHSQVWAFQEHLFSRRILHFGDGMLHWECPCRHTTEADPTPTSSLSTNEWQEARNRLLQGGSSGLSTFWMKQVERYSKLTLSKASERLPAFLGFSRYMEKQLQSTCLGGIMMGDNLLQNLCWKVKPSDTPEVVFPTWSWVSQPTDVSFCFAPRPETHEGIIPLAVLVSTDAKVDDSTIQVSGSLTLKGSLYPSRLLKDFSIKVDKRPLSLYPFWDRKSYESREDYYAFDLLGYSCEKNRGLSSYLLKKSHPAKMLLMLEPADETLTRFRRLGLGLLAWNESYPSYGSTPVRPMWIDDETRFEHTITLV; this is encoded by the coding sequence ATGCTACAGGAGGAGCATCGGAAACACGGGGATGTGCCGTTCGAGTTTTTCAATCTCTTACGGGGCTCCAAGCGCTCCAAGCCATCCGCTACGGCTTCATCTACTCaagcagcttcttcagcgCCAGAAATTTCTCCCGTTTCAACAAATCCTTCGGTACCAACAGCTCACAGCTTACTGGCGGCAGTCGGATGTGAGAACCAGGACGGGCCTGATGAGTTTTGGCAGTCCAACAAGAAGCTCTTTGCCAAGAAAATCAGACTAGGTCTACAGAATGGCATCAACATGAATATTACCTGGGCTCAGAGCGAGATGGACCCCCCTTTGCCCAAAATGGGACCTCCATACGGGTGCTGCATCAACATTCCTCCTCTACCGCCGGGTCCTCTTTGGTTCTTTCGGAACACGCCACTCCATCAGGCTCTAGCTCACAAGGACTTCGAAACGGCAGAGTTGATTCTTCAAGCAGGCGCAAACCCGGACATATACAACTTCCACGGCTTGACACCACTTCATCAGGCCCTCTTGGAGGATCGTCGGGATGAAATCTTCTTCTTACTCAGCCATGGAGCTGATGCAAATGCTCCCACCATTCATGACAAGCTCCGCCTTAGTAATGCGATCAGAGCCGATGGCTCTGAAGGTGTTCTACCTATCCACAGAGCCATATGGGCTGGAAACCTTTCCATGATGCGTTTACTTCTGGAAAATGGGGCAGACTGCTCCTGGCTTTCCTCGGATGGATGGAATCTTCTGGATCTTGCTCTACTGGCTGGGAACTCGCGAGTAATGGCCCTTCTAATATCTTATGGTCTTCAACTATCACCATCGCCCGCAACAACATCGTCGTTTCCCAATGAGAGAAACTCTTCAAAGAAACTCCTTGCGGTTTCAACCAGCAAACTACTCGTCCCGCCAGCTGAGCTATATCCAGTGTACTGTCATATCATGTCTCAGGTTGACTATCCACACAATGACAGGTCAGCGCCTTCAGCAATGATTCTCCAAGCAGCCGAGAGTATGATTGAAAGATTCCTCGACAATATTCACGGAATGGCTGCATCAAAGAGCTGGGAAGGCCGAGGAAACCTCTGCAATCGCTGTTACAAGTTTCAGTCACTGCTACGCCACTACTCGATCAAGGACAACTATAGCCCAAGATTTGATTTCCAAGTTCATGAGAACTGGCAGCAACTGGAAGCGTCTGCGTCCAACGGTTGCCCCCTTTGCAATCTCATGGCGGACACTCTAGACCACGCACGAACGCAAATGGGGCCAGGTAAAGGAGAACCCTCCTCAGCCGGGACCAAAGATGTCCGCATAGAAACTGAAACTCAGGAAACCAGCAACGCTGTCCTCCTCCATGTGTCTGATAACATAGAAGTTCAATGCGGACAGTTGTATGAGCGGTTCCGGGTCTCGGAACAAGATGAAGACATAATCTCTAATATCAAAGTTACTCAtgacgaggagcttctcggaACTGGCTCGGAACAAGCTTTCTTTACAGCAAGAGCCTGGCTTGGCAATTGCAGGTTTTCACCACAGCATTCAGCTTGCCAACAATATCCAAAGGACCTGCAGACCCCTGAGAAAGAGTACCCGCTGAGATTAGTGCGAGTCGGAGATGGCCTGGATCATATCGTCCTTATCGAAGGCGTGACTGACTCGATGCCATATACTGCGTTATCTTACTGCAGAGAGTCGTCAGACATCGCAGCTCAAACGACACAAGCCAATCTTGAGACGCATATGAAAGAGATTCCGTTCGAGAAACTTCCAACCCTTTTCCAAGAGGCTATACTGGCAACCAGAGGCCTAGGAATTGAATACATCTGGATTGAAGCACTCTGCATTATTCAAGATGACCGCCGAGACTGGGGTTATCATGTCCAAAGAATCCCCGAGATATTCTCACACGCCGAGCTGACCATCTCCAGCTTGGTTGCAAACAGTACTTCGGATAGGCTATTTTGCCCTCGATCTACCCGGTCACTATCCATAGTGCCTACCGAAGTATGGGGATGCAAGAAGGACCGTGAGTATTTCAAGGCTGGCGTCAATCGATGCTATACCTTGTCACGAAGGTGGCTGGTCAAGCGGTCTGTTGTGAGGGAGGGCCCGATTCATTCGCAAGTCTGGGCATTCCAGGAGCATCTCTTCAGCCGCAGGATATTACACTTTGGGGACGGGATGCTGCACTGGGAGTGCCCTTGTAGGCACACAACAGAAGCAGATCCCACCCCGACTAGTTCACTGAGCACAAATGAGTGGCAAGAGGCAAGAAATAGGCTGCTTCAAGGGGGTTCTTCTGGCTTGTCCACTTTCTGGATGAAGCAAGTCGAGAGATACTCCAAGCTGACACTATCCAAAGCTTCCGAACGTCTGCCAGCTTTCCTCGGGTTCTCTAGATATATGGAGAAGCAGCTCCAAAGCACGTGCCTAGGAGGGATAATGATGGGAGATAACTTGCTTCAAAATCTCTGTTGGAAGGTCAAGCCATCTGACACGCCAGAAGTTGTTTTCCCCACATGGTCGTGGGTGTCTCAACCAACTGACGTGTCGTTTTGCTTCGCTCCCAGGCCAGAGACGCACGAAGGCATCATCCCACTCGCAGTATTAGTCTCAACGGACGCCAAGGTCGACGACAGCACAATACAGGTCTCAGGCTCTCTCACACTCAAGGGATCTCTGTATCCCTCACGCCTTCTCAAGGACTTCTCTATCAAGGTAGACAAGAGGCCGCTCTCACTGTATCCTTTCTGGGACCGCAAAAGCTACGAATCACGAGAGGACTATTACGCCTTCGATTTGCTAGGTTATAGCTGCGAGAAGAATCGAGGATTGAGCAGTTACCTTCTCAAGAAGTCGCACCCTGCCAAAATGCTCCTGATGCTGGAACCAGCCGATGAGACTCTCACTCGGTTTCGCCGGCTGGGGCTTGGACTCTTGGCATGGAATGAATCCTATCCCTCGTATGGATCTACACCTGTCAGACCAATGTGGATCGATGACGAGACTCGGTTTGAGCACACCATCACTCTTGTCTGA